A single Pedobacter sp. PACM 27299 DNA region contains:
- a CDS encoding PAS domain-containing sensor histidine kinase: MENTVLLKAIIDNAIDGLITIDDQGIIESINPSACKLFGYTEQEIVKKNVSELMPQPDRGHHDGYLFRYKKTGEASIIGVGRELTGLKKNGSTFPFRLGVSEVKYSGRIIYAGFIHDLSREKEAESQLQDYAALLEDQVQERTLSLRETVEALEQTKTELNLSLENLHHTVSALEQTQRELSLSLAKEQELGKLKSRFVSIASHEFRTPLSMVQLSASLIERHALPFDNPHIIKHVDKIKDAVLNVTAILNDFLSLEKLDTGKVQPKFNHFNLAEFATEITEEMQIVLKGSQKIVHVHRGSELMITLDQTLLKNCIVILIDNAIKYSGEESSIQFYTKINENNCTIRICDNGIGIPVEDQKHLCEPFFRAHNTGKISGNGLGLSILSRYTDLMNGKFDFKSRINRGTLFTLTFPQS, from the coding sequence ATGGAAAACACCGTTCTGCTGAAAGCGATCATCGACAATGCGATAGACGGTCTGATTACCATAGATGACCAGGGGATAATTGAGTCCATTAATCCCTCAGCCTGCAAACTTTTTGGTTACACGGAACAGGAAATAGTTAAAAAGAACGTATCTGAACTAATGCCGCAACCAGACCGGGGACACCATGATGGGTACCTCTTTCGCTATAAAAAAACCGGTGAAGCCAGCATTATTGGTGTTGGTAGAGAATTGACAGGTTTGAAAAAAAATGGGAGTACGTTTCCTTTTCGTTTGGGTGTAAGTGAAGTTAAGTACTCAGGAAGGATCATTTATGCTGGTTTTATTCATGACTTGAGCCGGGAAAAAGAAGCCGAATCGCAACTCCAGGATTATGCAGCTTTATTGGAAGATCAGGTACAGGAGAGAACGCTTTCTCTTCGGGAAACGGTTGAAGCCTTAGAGCAAACCAAGACTGAATTGAATCTATCTCTTGAAAACTTACACCATACTGTTTCTGCCCTGGAACAAACTCAACGTGAGCTGAGCCTCTCACTGGCAAAAGAACAGGAATTAGGTAAGCTGAAAAGCAGGTTTGTTTCTATTGCATCACATGAATTCCGGACACCTTTGAGTATGGTACAGCTTTCCGCATCCCTTATTGAAAGGCATGCGCTTCCTTTTGACAACCCTCATATCATCAAACACGTAGACAAAATAAAAGATGCCGTTCTGAATGTTACTGCAATCCTAAATGATTTCCTATCCCTTGAAAAATTAGATACCGGGAAAGTACAGCCTAAATTCAATCATTTCAATCTGGCTGAATTTGCGACAGAAATTACTGAAGAGATGCAAATCGTTTTAAAGGGTAGTCAAAAAATAGTACACGTACACAGGGGCTCGGAATTGATGATTACCCTAGACCAGACCTTGTTAAAAAACTGCATCGTTATACTTATTGACAACGCTATAAAATATTCTGGAGAAGAAAGTTCCATACAATTCTACACCAAAATCAATGAGAATAACTGTACGATCAGGATCTGTGATAATGGCATTGGAATCCCAGTCGAAGACCAGAAACATCTTTGTGAGCCATTTTTCCGGGCACACAATACCGGAAAGATCTCTGGTAACGGACTTGGATTAAGTATACTTTCCAGATATACCGATCTGATGAACGGTAAATTCGATTTCAAAAGCAGAATTAACCGGGGTACGCTTTTCACCCTCACATTTCCACAATCATGA
- a CDS encoding acetate/propionate family kinase has product MEESNTAGSFILVLNSGSSSLKFSLYHQYSLELEWSGSINGIGDKQAKLEIHDAGAELLLSEETSCLNLEIAAAKLINRLDSLSGKYSIQSIGYRLVQGGPAHRMPEIINDDLINVLETYTYLAPNHLPTEIQLIRIFRQTFKNAIHIACFDTFFHQNMPSAAKFYALPRVYRDQGLMRYGFHGLSYEYILQKLQNENDSIEKKKIIIAHLGSGASMAAVSGGISQETTMGMSPIGGLVMSTRSGDLDPGVILFLLRKYQMTPVQLDELFSQESGLKAIAGTGNMQQLIEDRSLNPRAQEAIEVFCYQAKRQIAALAAGLGGLDMLIFSGGIGENAPLIREQICKDMGFMGISLHPALNQNGEHIISTLDSSVSIQVIKTNEAWMIAKHTGYITNTN; this is encoded by the coding sequence ATGGAAGAGTCAAATACTGCAGGTAGTTTTATTCTGGTGCTCAATTCGGGGTCTTCCAGTCTGAAATTTAGTCTGTATCATCAATACAGTCTTGAATTGGAGTGGTCAGGATCCATAAATGGAATTGGTGATAAACAAGCTAAATTGGAGATACATGATGCGGGAGCTGAACTTTTGCTAAGTGAAGAGACCTCATGTCTTAATCTGGAAATTGCCGCTGCCAAGTTGATCAACAGGTTGGATTCCTTATCCGGCAAATATTCAATCCAGAGCATCGGTTATCGCTTGGTACAGGGCGGCCCTGCACATAGAATGCCTGAGATCATCAATGACGATTTGATCAATGTCCTTGAAACTTACACTTATCTTGCACCTAATCATCTGCCTACTGAAATACAGCTGATTCGTATTTTTCGGCAAACTTTCAAAAATGCCATTCATATAGCCTGTTTTGATACATTTTTTCATCAGAATATGCCCTCTGCTGCTAAGTTCTATGCTTTGCCAAGAGTGTATCGGGATCAAGGCTTGATGCGTTACGGATTTCACGGACTTTCTTATGAATACATCTTACAGAAGCTCCAGAATGAAAATGATAGCATTGAGAAAAAGAAAATAATTATTGCGCATTTAGGGAGCGGAGCGAGTATGGCTGCAGTTTCTGGTGGTATCAGCCAGGAAACAACAATGGGGATGAGCCCGATAGGAGGACTGGTCATGAGCACACGATCAGGTGATCTGGATCCTGGGGTTATCTTGTTCCTGTTAAGGAAATACCAGATGACACCTGTGCAGCTGGACGAACTGTTTAGTCAGGAATCTGGGTTGAAAGCAATCGCAGGTACAGGAAATATGCAGCAGTTAATCGAGGATAGGTCTTTGAATCCTCGGGCTCAGGAAGCAATTGAGGTATTCTGTTATCAGGCGAAAAGGCAAATTGCTGCATTGGCAGCAGGTTTAGGCGGATTGGATATGTTGATCTTTTCTGGAGGTATCGGAGAAAATGCTCCCCTTATCCGTGAACAGATCTGCAAGGACATGGGGTTTATGGGTATCAGCTTACACCCGGCGCTTAATCAGAACGGAGAACATATCATTTCTACTTTGGATAGTAGCGTTAGCATTCAGGTAATCAAAACAAATGAGGCCTGGATGATTGCAAAACATACTGGCTATATCACGAACACTAACTAA